The genomic region gggcaagcGTATCTTCACCTACGTCATCACGGTAGACGGGATGATGCGGTTCACCGAGACGGGGCCCGAGTTCGGAATCGACATGCTGAGCAAGCACACAATGCACTCGGACGTCAATGTGTATATTGCGTATAGTGGCGAGTTCTTTGTTCGCAAGTATCGGCGGGACGCTCCAGGAGAAGACGTGGCGGCCCAGTACGAGCGGAACAGTCTCGACATTGAGCTGGAAGACGAGGTTGCTACCCGAAAGAAGAGCGTCACCGAGGATAAGGGGCTCGAGGTCAGGCCGCGACAACGCGGGCTTGATGATGGGTCGCGGTGGTTGCGACCTAGTCTCGGACGGCGCTCATCGCGCCAGTCACAATACGACGTACCGCCGCAGGAAAACGCATTATATGGGCCCAAAAAGAGAGGACGCTCGACCGAGCCTTCGGACTACGAGCTCGTAATCGACAACGACTCGGGCACGTACCGTCCCGACAAGGAGTTATTGCCTGTCCTAGCCAAGTTCCTCGCGGAACAGTTCGGAGGCCTACACGTCGCGGCGATGAGCTGTACCGACGACATCAACCAGGAGATCAAGAAGAATcgcctcaaggccaaggccaagctcacGGGCGGGAGGTTTTACAGACAGGTCAACACGTCGACTTCGAGCTTGTCCAGTAGtgatgccgaggcgctcgaggagggccggcATCATATGAGCGGGCGCGAGAAGGGGCTCGAGTTCGCCACGGACCCCGTCAAGTTTACCAAGGGCCAGTACCGCCAGGGCGTGGATAAGGTCAAACGCCGCAAGAGCAAGGTCaaggatggcgagggcaaCGGTGAGGGCCAAGGTAGCCCCTCGACACCCAGCGGCGGGACGCCAAGTCTCGACTCGTCCGTCGAGAGCCCAGGCCGCGATGAGAACGTCGGTCTCAACAACGCGCCGCCTGCCAACGTCAATCCCAATCCCAACTCCAACGCCGAATCGAAAGTCAAGCCTGCAGACCACGATCCAGAGAAGATTTAGTCAAATTTCTGGAGTTCCAGTCTCCAGTCTTAGCTATCTGGTACTACTACTCTCAGGTTAATGCAGTTCTATATTCTCCCCATCTGCCACATAATACATTGTACACATCGGATCTACAGGTGCGCTCTACTGAGCTGGAGCAGCGCCACCAAAGCCGCCAGTACTCCCGAaaccgccctcgccgcgctcagtgacgtcgaggtcctcgacctcaacagCGGGCGCCAGAcgcacctcctcaaggATGAGCTGGGCGATACGGTCGCCAGCCGCGACTTGTGTCAGCTACGTCATACCAGTCTGGCTCACTGGAGAAGTCGGCGTCCGAGAAGTTGAAGAGGATGACCTTGATAGGCCCGCGGTAATCGACGTCAATGACGCCGGCACCCGTGTCGATCGAGTGTTTGGcggctggtgtgagcgtgTGGGATGGGCGCAGATCCAAGATTCTGAGAGTTCAAGTACTCACCAAGACcggagcgcggcgcgatACGACCATACGTGCCCTCGGGAAGGGCGATCGAAATGTCCGTGTCTACCATGGCCTTTCCGCGGGCGGGGACGGTGGACTCGCGCGAGGCGTACAGGTCAAagccggcggcggaggcggagccGCGCGTGGGGATGATGGCCTCGgggccgaggcgcttgacGCGGAGGGGCTGGTTCTGGGTGTCAGTTACGTTTTATACTTGTTATATGAAGAAGGAAAGGAGCAATAGTTCACAGCCAGGCGTGGTGCAGGCAGAAGGGCTGTCCACAGACACATTCTTCTTGAAGAAAGGAAGGGGAGGTCACTCACCAGCTTGGACGCGCAGGCGCAAGTGGAAGCGGGATGAATCCACTTGGCTACAGCGCGGGCAGAGGGCATGATGGTAGTAGGAAGCTTGGCAGtggccttcttgccgtcgtcgttgcCCTTGACGATGTTGGAGGTGAGGGTCATTCTGGATAGTTTGAGGAGGTGACGCGAAAGACATGGAATGAAATCAATATCAGACGCGTGacgcgaggtggaggtcctCTGCCACGCGGATAAAGCCGCAAATAtctccgccgccacccaagccGAGATCGATCCGTGCTAACCCAAGTTGATGCCATCATCATCTAGCAAGCAAGCAGCAATCAGCGAGAATGAGCAACCCCGtgaccgagctcgagaacgaCCCCTTCTACCTCCGGTACTAGTGCGTCTGACGTTGACAAACCACCTAGCTGACCAAAAGCACCGGACACCAGGGCATGCACGGCCACGAGTTCCTCGAGTTCGAGTACGGGCAGGGTGCGTCGTGTGTTGGCAGCGCTGATGGCAGGACGGTTACGTTATGCCAACAACTCGAACTACCGTAACGACTCGCTCATCCGCAAGGAGGGTATgtctccctccccctctccttctccctcgccTTCCCTTCCCTAACAGTGGAGACTGACAACAGTGTATGTCGGCGCGACGGTTGCCGAGGAGTTGAAGCGGATTGTGCGCGACAGCGAGATCACAAAGTACGTGTTTGAGGAGCGTGGCTGACAGGCAGAGAAGACGACTCGGCGTGGCCGAAGAAGAACGTCGTGGGGCGgcaggagctcgaggtccgGATAGACAAGGAGCATATTTCGTTCGAAGTGGGTACGGGAAGCTAAGATGACGATTCCAAGTGGCGGTAGCTTGAGAGCGGCTGCTTGGGAACAAGGCAGAGTGGCAAGATGTTCAACGGCTCTTCCCTTCCTGCGGCCTCCGAATCATCACCGGCTGGGAGGTTGCTCCCGTGGTGTATTCGGCGCGTGCAACGTTGAGATTGTCGGACCCGATGGTCAAGCATTCCCGATGCGCCATTGTCTCGGTACCGTCTCTAATTCAGCACATGTCTCGATCgcacagctgacaccagaccgCAAAAATCGGCTCGCTCGCGGACGTCAACGAGAGCGCAGACGCCGAGGGGCTGCGTGTCTTCTACTACCTCGTGCAGGATCTCAAGGTCGGTTGCTTTGTTAGCATGAGTTAACGGTGCAGTGCTTCATCTTTTCCCTCATCACGCTGCACTTCAAGATCAAGCCCAGTAGGTCACGCTAGGCCGAGACGTAGCTTGCAtcagctgactccagtcCAACAATAGTGTTCCAGTCTCGTTGTTGGTGGTTCCGCGCCTGTGAGATAGACCGTATGCATGTACCATGATGTGTTCTGCGTAGTTTGTTTGATGCTCTATTGCAATTGCATGTTTGATCTGTCGATGTCTCTAGTGGCTAGATGCTGTATGAGACAAGGAACGAGTATTGTAAGGGCTTGCTTGTGTGCCTGGGCGTATTGAAATGTCGGAGGCCACCCCGCCTTCTCTTGTCTCAACCCATTTGAGAGGAATTAGACAGCAGAGACAGACGAGTTGGTCAGTAGAGTCTCACATACCTGGTCTTTAGCCCCCAAAGATCCAAAGACCCATTCCGCTACTCTTCACTTGAATTGATAcacatctctctctccctcttaTATTCTTCCCTCACTCATCCCCACTCTCTTCTTCACACACCCACACAcacactctctctctcgctcGTCTACGTTACCGACGACCAACAAAACCACCCTACACTTCTTGGCCCACGTCCAAACGCGTCGGCATTgcgcacctccacctgccCCGGCCAATTCGTGATTCACCACAGCGATACGCGGTTCTCCGCTTCCGGCGTTCTACTCGTTCTCCAGACGATAATCAGCAACTCTATCTGTGGCTGGATCACTCAAAACACTTGTCCACCGCTTCGCTTAGCCTAGCGGTCGCCATTCACTTCCACAGCACGCTACTCACCCCATCATTGCGCTGCTTAAGCATTGGCCCAAGCATTGCCCCAAACATTGCCCCAAGTCCCACGCCCCTACGACTGTTCCCGGTCCGAACCACGCGGCCTCGTTTTGACAGGTCAGCCCATTGTTCCCATCACCAGATGTGTTAGGGgtggcagcggcggccagCAACACTGTCTCGCCCCATCGCTTCATCTTCTCCAGCCGCCCATCCTCCCATTCTCACTTGAACCATCACCCTAGCCCCATCGCCTCTCGGCTGTCACCTACCTGTGGGCACTCGCCAGACCATCTTCGCTTTCCTCCCACCCCAAGCACCCATTCCCTACCATGCTACTTTCCAGCGGCATCATCCCCCTTGCGCCTGGCGAGCCTGGCGCTGTGCCATCGCCAGCGTTCTTCGTCCGCTTCCCAGAAGACACTTGGATTaagctcgccgccgctgcaGCCGATGGCAGCCCTGTCACCTTTACAGTTGACGGGGGTATCGTGAGTGATCTGCATGAACAAGCTGATCGACAGAGCCTTAACCTTCCTGACCAAGATCCAATCCCCCTCGACGCCCACAACACCGGCGCCTCTAGCGAGCTCTACTCCCACATCCATGGGCAGCTCGAGCCAGCAGGGACCGTGGCTGGTCGCCTCTCGGTTCCGTTCACGACAGGCGCGACATTTCgcgcggccgagaagaTGGCGCAGAAGAACGTCGCATTGGAGCGCCAGCGTGCacagcgcgccgagcgtgTGACTGGCAAGCCTGTCGTCGCGAGCTCATATGCGGCGCGCCAGGTCGAGGCGTCCAACTTTCACGCTTCTCCTGCTCCTACTCCTATGGCGCGCACACAGAGCGGGCCGGCCGCGATGACGATTGAGCGCATCCCGCTCAAGACTCGTGTGGTGCAACATCTCGCCCTTGGGCCTTCAACGATGCAAGAGATCTTCGACtacgtcggcggcgagatgCCCGACATTCTTCGGACCGTCAATGTTGTGAGTTGCCAGTGCTTCCCGTGGACTACTCTGACGACCAGATTGGCGAGAGCTGTGGCGGAGAACCGGCCAAGTACAAGCTGCGTCCTGCGCAGTATGCCAAGATCAAGATTCCTGACTGGAAGTACACctacgacgaggtcgttACAGTCGTTTCCCTGGCGCGAAAGGCGTTTGACGATCTAAAACTGCCATCAGATGACTGGGCGCGTACCGAGTtggacaagaaggagaaggaggcaCTCGCGACTGCTCCGCGCGAGCGGTCGCCACCTGAGATGAAGCTCCCTCCCAAGCTTGTCTCGCCTGTGAAGCCTGTGCTTGTCTCTCCACCCAAGCCTGTTTCGTCCCTTCCCACTAGCCGCGCCGAGTCGCCCGCACCAGGTGCTTTGACGACCAAGAAGCCAGCCAAGGACAATGCACCACGCACCAAGGTCGGCAAGCAGATCGCGAAGATGCGTAGTGAGCTTGTTGCCAAGCGCGCATCGAGCTTGCCGAATCCGAAGGGCGTGGACGGCACCGCGAGCCCGCGCATCGGGCCCACGAGCCCCGAGGATACGTCGCCGAAAACGGAGCCTTCGCCACCCAAGGCTCCGAAGGCGGTGAAGGAGAAGCCACCATCGAAGGAGGTGAAGAAGTCGAAATCCCCGCCCGACGCAAAAAAACCGCTTGTCAAGGACCGCAAGGCGAGCGGCAAGCGCGCCCGCGATTACACGAGCTCAGAAGACAGCGATAGCGATGACAAtcgcgggcgcgggcgcgggcgcgcggTCAAGCCAACGACGAACGGGAAGAAGGCGAACGGAAATGGGATTGCCAAGAAGCGACCGTCGCCCGAGTACACTTCgtcggaggacgagcgaCCGAAGCGGAAGCGCGtggagaaggacaagggaCGCGAAGACGAGCGGGCGCTGCCTAGCTTCAAGCGCCGCGTGCCGACGCCGCTggacctcgagcgcgagaagaaggccaatGGGCACGCCACGCCCGACCGCTCACCACGTACGCCCGTCACTACAAATCCCGATGCGCGCACGCTGCGTCGTCGCTACGACGAGCTGTACCCGCAGTACGAGAAGGTGGttgccaagctcgcagACCAGCACCAGGTGGCTGAACGCGTGCGGGCAGGGGACGAGCCACCCAGCGCACTCATGCCTGAGGCAGACGTCACGCGCACCGTTGAGAAATACAACGTCCTGcaccgcgagctcgaggatATTCGCAGCTGGTTCTCATAGATGAGCACCAGGCCAGCGGGCGTAGCAGTAATGGCTTGATAGAGATGCTGTACGGTAGCTGCGGCACTAGCATACACTAGGCCCGGAGCATGTTTGTATAATCATAGCATCTGCATGATGTTTGTACTGAGGTGGTGAATGGCTGGCAAAACGCGCCAAAGATGGGGGCACGTGTTGCGACCTAACGAGTCACTTGCGTCATCGTTGTATTCCTTTGTTGATTTTCTGCAATCTCCTACCTTGACCATCTCTCAACCTCTCAACCTATCATGGAGGACCCATCTGGCTGGTCACTGACCGAGTCGGACCCGCAAGTCTTCAGCGAGCTACTCCGCAACCTCGGCGTGCAAGGTCTGCAAGTGGTGAGTGACCGATGGAAGCTTGGGCACGCTCGCCATCGAAGCTTGGTCTCGTTCAGCGAGACGCGTCTGATGTATGACTTTTACTATCTACTCTATCGCCCAGACCGACGAGTTTGACTGACCCCAGGACGACCTGTACTCGCTCGATGCGGACACGTTAACTCAACTCAAGCCGATACACGCCCTCATTTTCCTGTTCAAGTGGGTCGGCCAAgggggcggcgacgacgcggcgggTGTCGAGATCGAACCCTCCGAGGCGGGGGTGTGGTTTGCCAACCAGGTGAGTTGTGTGCAGCCGTGTGCAACTGGTCGTCTCCCGGTACACGGTGGCTGATACAGAGGTCATCAACAACTCGTGTGGGACTATTGCCGCGCTCAATGCCGTCATGAACATACCCGAGGTGCAGGCTGGGACTGAGAGCATTGGTATTGGCTCCGAGCTTAGCAACTTGCGCGAGTTTGGGGCAGGCATGTCGAGCATGGAGTGAGTGAGGGGCCAGGCAGTGGGAGGGATCAAGCTGTGTACATCACACCGGGGTGTGGTCTGGGACCAGCGCAtcgacgagcagctcgtcctcaggCAACGCGCCGAAGCCACCGTCCGAGTGCGCAGACTGTTCTTTGCGCGCGCGAATCATGCCAGGTTCGGACCGTGTTGCTTCACGCCCCTCTTAACATTCTTTCCTCAACAAgagctcacaccagcctGGGCCATGTCGTCGCAAGCTCGGACACGATCCGCGAGGTCCACAACAGCTTCAGCAAGGCGTCTCCGTTCTCGCTCGACCCCTCCGCCATTCCCGAACGCGATAAGGACGACGCCTACCACTTTGTGACATACCTCCCGGTCAACGGGGTGCTGTACGAGCTTGACGGTCTTCGCTCCGCGCCGCTGATGCACGCGGGCTGTGACGACGACtggctcgacgccgcgcgcgagacAATCGAAGCCCGTATCGCCACATACCCGCCCGGATCGGTCATGTTCAATCTCCTCGCTGTGCGGTCTGCTGCTATTCcgcgccttgagcgcgagatTGCGGCAACCAGTAATGAGATGGAGCGGTTCCGTCTCTCAGAGACGTTGGCGCAGGAACGCGCAAAGGCCGAAGAGGGGGCGGTGGAGAACGCCCTTCGGAGACACAATATGTTGCCGCTCGTGCTGGGGCTGTTTGAGGCGCTTAATGCCAGCAGTATCAAGGCGGGCGTTATTGATGCTGCGCGggacaaggccaaggagcgTAAGGCTAAGGCTGGGGAGCGCAAGCAGTAGAGTTTCTAGCATGTCGGGATGAATCTGTCTTTTCTCTTCAACGATGTCGGGCGTCAGTTGGTTGGTGTTCATCGGCGCTGCAGCTGTCCAGGACATATTGATGCTGAGCAGCGCCGCTTTGCCTTGGCTGCAACACGCCCGTTCCCGCTTAGCGACATGCTCATACTCGCCAACCTGTCTGATCTCATCTCCAGCAGCTCATCCACTCCTGTACTTGTCAACTGTTCTCTGCACGGCTCTGCACGCCCACGTTACGCGGCAATGCCGCCTGCCCTCACTCCCTCCTACACCCCGGTCTACCTTTCACTCGATGCATTTTTAACCCCTAACGGTCCATCTAGTGGTCGGTGTTCTTGGGGAGGTCGGCCTccatggcctcgaggaactCCTGGGCCGAGCCGCCAGTCTCAGCAGCAGCCTGAGTGGGAGTAGCAGTGTTGCCGAGGGTAGGCTCCGTCGCGTCAAACTTGGACATCTCGCCGGCGAGGTCGCTGGGGACAGcaggcgcggcgggggtggCGGGCGCAGCGAACGAGCGGACGTGTTGAGTGTGCGCGTCAGCACCCTGGGAGTTAGTTGTGTTCCTATCTGGACGAGGGGTGGAGTGAGGAAATGAAGGAGAATGGGAAGAGGATGGGAATGAGAATGATGGATTAACCAAAACCCATCACATCAgccccatccaccatgtccaACAACCCCTTCTTCTGGATTCCTTCTttccctcccacctccttcccagcctctctctcctccactccactACCCACCTTGGCAGGCGCCTTGTACGACTTGAGCTGGTTGACGTAGAGGTCCTGGATGAGGTCTGGGATCAGCACAACCCCGGAGGATCAGAACCAGAACTCACCCTTGCGCGCAGCCGAGACCGAGAACGAGCGCGCGAACGCGGGCGTGCGCTGGACCTGGGGTTAGTATTCCGCAATAACAGGCAtcgagggggaggggggggaaggagcggcgcggcgtgggctggaggggaggggggttgggttggTTGGTTGGGGCGGAGGGAGTGCTTGGCGCCCTGCGATTGGACTGTTCCCCGACGCCGCGATGGGAAAAGTTCCACCGCTGATCGCGCCGTTCGTGGGCGTCGGAGATGGGAGAGTTTACGCACAgtgaggcggaggagggacATTTTTATGACgagtggtgaggaggatgaagggaaggcgaggcgaggcgacGAGCAACGAGCGACaagaggggagggaggaggggagggaggggaggagggg from Cutaneotrichosporon cavernicola HIS019 DNA, chromosome: 2 harbors:
- a CDS encoding uncharacterized protein (Protein kinase C conserved region 2 (CalB)), with translation MGKVKKELDGGRDKTPLEPTKGPTYTLRVVFHSAQRLPISDFGSQSSDPFILAQCETGLHTRHKQDPALRFRSATARRTLNPRWDAEWVIAGIPATGCELKVRVYDEDNGTQDDLLGHVHVQTGMLDEKFKIDKNTYKLSKRGADWRAVAWRTCLKSVDEDSRKDVTLTMSLEVLERTKVEVGKPYTANCFWWSHYSPLLGRVVKTKAPDAEKEAQSANFQANQLQLAGPVPTELYHRYVDFKAFVPWMFESKGLRGRFLNGALHRQHESVYHYDAESDYGRLPGPGKAMGQRFLDMACWGEGKRIFTYVITVDGMMRFTETGPEFGIDMLSKHTMHSDVNVYIAYSGEFFVRKYRRDAPGEDVAAQYERNSLDIELEDEVATRKKSVTEDKGLEVRPRQRGLDDGSRWLRPSLGRRSSRQSQYDVPPQENALYGPKKRGRSTEPSDYELVIDNDSGTYRPDKELLPVLAKFLAEQFGGLHVAAMSCTDDINQEIKKNRLKAKAKLTGGRFYRQVNTSTSSLSSSDAEALEEGRHHMSGREKGLEFATDPVKFTKGQYRQGVDKVKRRKSKVKDGEGNGEGQGSPSTPSGGTPSLDSSVESPGRDENVGLNNAPPANVNPNPNSNAESKVKPADHDPEKI
- the DUT gene encoding uncharacterized protein (dUTP metabolic process), which produces MTLTSNIVKGNDDGKKATAKLPTTIMPSARAVAKWIHPASTCACASKLNQPLRVKRLGPEAIIPTRGSASAAGFDLYASRESTVPARGKAMVDTDISIALPEGTYGRIAPRSGLAAKHSIDTGAGVIDVDYRGPIKVILFNFSDADFSIAAGDRIAQLILEEVRLAPAVEVEDLDVTERGEGGFGSTGGFGGAAPAQ
- a CDS encoding uncharacterized protein (Mago nashi protein), giving the protein MSNPVTELENDPFYLRYYTGHQGMHGHEFLEFEYGQGRLRYANNSNYRNDSLIRKEVYVGATVAEELKRIVRDSEITKEDDSAWPKKNVVGRQELEVRIDKEHISFETAKIGSLADVNESADAEGLRVFYYLVQDLKCFIFSLITLHFKIKPIQQ
- a CDS encoding uncharacterized protein (Ubiquitin carboxyl-terminal hydrolase, family 1); the protein is MEDPSGWSLTESDPQVFSELLRNLGVQGLQVDDLYSLDADTLTQLKPIHALIFLFKWVGQGGGDDAAGVEIEPSEAGVWFANQVINNSCGTIAALNAVMNIPEVQAGTESIGIGSELSNLREFGAGMSSMDLGHVVASSDTIREVHNSFSKASPFSLDPSAIPERDKDDAYHFVTYLPVNGVLYELDGLRSAPLMHAGCDDDWLDAARETIEARIATYPPGSVMFNLLAVRSAAIPRLEREIAATSNEMERFRLSETLAQERAKAEEGAVENALRRHNMLPLVLGLFEALNASSIKAGVIDAARDKAKERKAKAGERKQ
- a CDS encoding uncharacterized protein (ATP synthase complex subunit h), encoding MSLLRLTVQRTPAFARSFSVSAARKDLIQDLYVNQLKSYKAPAKGADAHTQHVRSFAAPATPAAPAVPSDLAGEMSKFDATEPTLGNTATPTQAAAETGGSAQEFLEAMEADLPKNTDH